The sequence below is a genomic window from Selenomonas ruminantium subsp. lactilytica TAM6421.
CCTGCCCAGCCCAAAGAAAATACCCGCACCCGCGCAGAAAACCAGCTCAAGGAACTCGGCATCCGCAGCGCCCCCGGTGCGCAGGATCTGTTGAATATTGTCAGCTATATCGAAAAAAACGGCGGTGAAATTACCGCCTTAAAAGGCCTGTTCACCGCCGTCGCCGAAAGACACGGCGCCGAAGAGCCAGCCAAAGAAGCCAAAGCCATGGAACAGCGCCTGCGCCGCACCATTTATCAGGCCCATATCAACGTGGCCAGCATGGGCGTCCTCGACTATACCAACCCCAAGTTCGAAGACTATGCTCCGCTGTATTTCGACTACAACGATATCCGGAATACCATGCGCCTGCTGGAAAACGACGAGAAACCCAGTCCATCCCAAGTACATATTAACATGAAGAAATTCCTGCATGCGCTCTATGACAACGCCCAAAAAGGGAAATAATCCCCAGCGCCATGAAGTTATCCACAGTTTTATCCACATTATCCCTATTTTTGTGGATAACCTGTGCATTTTATGCCTATTTATCCACAAAATACTGTTCATAAAAAAGACGCATTCAAATGAATGCGTCTTTTTGTTTACGGTATAATCTTACAGTACCTTGCTCAGGTAAGCTTTGATTTCGTCGCCATCTTCCATCTTCATCACGTCAGCGAGGATTTCCTTAGCCTTCGTGGAGCTGATGTTGCGGATCTTTTCCTTAACACGCGGAATGGACGGAGCGGACATGGAGAGTTCGCTGATGCCCATAGCCATCAGGATAACAGCAGCGTTCGGATCGCTGGCCATTTCACCACACATGCCGGCCCAGATGCCGTTTTCACGGGCGCTGGTGATGGTGCGCTGAATCAGCTGCAGTACAGCCGGGTTGAAGTGGTTGTAGAGTTCAGCGATGTTGGCATTGCCGCGGTCGCAAGCCAGCGTGTACTGAACCAGGTCGTTGGTGCCGATGGAGAAGAAGTCCACGTATTTGGCCAGAACCGGCGTCATAACAGCAGCAGCCGGCGTCTCAACCATGATACCAACCTGAACATCTTCAGCATAAGCCTTGCCCTCATGGGTCAGTTCCAGCTTAGCTTCTTCGATGAATTCTTTAACCTTCTTGAATTCAGCTACGTTGATGACCATCGGTACCATGATACCAACCTTGCCATATACGCCAGCACGCAGGATTGCCTTCAGCTGCGGCAGGAAGAGGTCGCGGCGCTGCAGGCTGATGCGGACTGCACGGTAGCCCAGGAACGGGTTTTCTTCTTCCGGAATGTTCAGGTACGGCAGGGGTTTGTCACCACCGATATCCATGGTGCGGATAACGCAGAGGTTGCCCTGGCACTTTTCCACAGCTTCTTTGTAAGCCTTGAACTGGTCTTCTTCGTTCGGAATGTCCTGACGGCCCATGAACACGAACTCAGAACGGAACAGGCCTACGCCTTTAGCACCATACTTGAGGGCGTTGTCCACATCCATATGCGTACCGATGTTGGCCATCAGGTCAACTTTCACGCCGTCCGTGGTAACAGCCGGCAGGTCTTTGAGCTGTGCATAATGAGCAGCCAGTTCCTGCTGCTTCTTGATCTTTTCGTTGTAGCCAGCCAGTTCTTCTTCGCTGGGGTTCACGATGATCTTCCCTTCTTCACCGTCCATGATGACATGGTCGCCGTCAGCGATCTTGTCGATGCGGTCTTCCTTGTTGAGGCCAACAATGGTCGGAATAGCACGAGCCTTAGCGATGATAACAGCATGAGCCGTCGTGGAGCCGGAACCCAGGATTACACCGGCAATCTTGTCCGTCGGCATACCAGCGATAACGGAAGGCTCGATTTCACGGCCGCAGAGGATAACTTTTTCATCGCCCAGTTCCGGTTCTTTTACGCCCAGGATGTACTTGGCAACGCGCTTACCAACGTCACGGAGGTCAACTGCGCGGGCTGCGAAGTATTCATCTTCCATGGACTCGAACATCTGAGCCTGTTCTTCGGCAGCTTTGAGCACAGCCTGCGGAGCATTGGCTTCTTCATCCAGCTTTTCTTCGATCTTCTGGGCCATCATGGGATCCTGCACCATCATGCGATGAGCTTCCATGATTGCAGCCTGCTCCACCATTTCCTGCTTCTGCAGGCGTTCGATGTTTTCACGCAGAGTTTCAGCAACGGCGGTCAGGGCATCCTGAGCCTTCTTTGCTTCTACTTCCTTGCTTTCCGGCTGGTAGTTCACCAGATAGCCGTCCAGGTTCTGACCTGCCAGCATGATCTTACCGATGGCGATACCGGAAATAACACCTTTACCTCTGATTGCGTCTGCCATTTTAATTTTCCCCCTGAATAGATAATTCGATACATACAAGAAACGCCTTCCTCCAAAGTTCCAATCCTTGGAAAGAAGGCGATTCCTAAAATTCCAATTAGTTCTTATTCTTCGCCGAACTTGGAATCAACGAGCTCTTTCAGAGCCTTTACTGCATCTGCTTCATCCGGGCCATCAGCAACGATCGTGATTTCCGTGCCCTGAACGAGGCCCATGCTCATGATCATGAGAATGGACTTAGCATCAACCGTCTTGCCCTTGGCCTGGATCTGAACCTTGGACTTGAACTTCGTAGCCGTCTGTACGAAGATGGATGCCGGGCGGGCATGGATACCAGTTTTGTTTTCGATAGTTACTACTTCCTGAGTCATTTGAATACCTCTCCTCTTCACATAACATATCCTGAATCGCCAATGCGATTTACGAACATGAATTATTTTAACTGCCCTATATAAATGCAAGCAGCGTGCCAACTTTTAAATCTCGGGTAAAAATTCCCCAAAATCAGTTGCAACTCCTGCATTTACAGGGTTCAGCAAAATGAAAAATAAGATTTAATTCCCGCACTCTGTATTGGAACAATTATTATTTTGGTAAAAATTACCAATTTTATTGGTTTTATTGGTAAAAATTACCAGATATGGTATTTTTTACCAAAATCAAGAAAGTCCGTATTTTCTTGCTTTCGCTGCCACAGTCTTATGGGTGATCCGGAGTTCCTTGGCCGCCGCGTTGAAACTGCCGCACTGCTTGAGGGCCTTGGCAATGATGCGCTTCTCGTATTCCTCCCAGGGAAGCACGGCGCTTTCCTCATCCAGGCGCTGCACCTCCCGGTCAGCCGCCTCCCCTTTTATATAGGAAGGCAACGAAGCCACCGTGATGGTATCGCTGTCCATCAGCGTGATCACCCGCTCGATGACATTTTCCAGTTCCCGCACGTTGCCCAGCCACTTGTAGCGCATCAGGATATCCATGGCCTCCGGCGTGATGCTGCGCACCGTCTTGCCGGTGACCGCACTGATCTTTTCAATGAAATGCTCCACCAGCAGCGGGATATCGTCAATCCGCTCCCGCAACGGCGGCAGGATAATGGGAATGACATTGAGACGGTAATAGAGGTCATCCCGGAAGGTGCCCTCCTTCACCATATCTTCCAAATGACGGTTCGTGGCCGCAATGATACGCACATCCACATGGACGGTTTCCTCGCCGCCCACCCGGTCGAATTCCTTCTGCTGCAGCACCCGCAGCAGCTTGACCTGCATCTTCTTGTCCATTTCGCCGATTTCATCCAGGAAAATCGTGCCATGGTCAGCCAGTTCAAACTTGCCCAGTTTCCGTTTGACGGCCCCCGTGAACGCGCCCTTTTCATGACCAAAAAGCTCCGATTCCAAAAGCGTGCCGGGAATGGCCCCACAGTTCACACGGATGAAAGGCCCCCGCCGCCGCTCGCTGGCATAGTGGATGCCCTCGGCAATGACTTCCTTACCTGTGCCGCTCTCGCCGCGGATCAGCACCGTGGCCCCGGAATTTGCCGCCTTGGAAGCCAGGGCCAGCACATCGATGACCTTGCCGCTCTTGCCGATATAGTTGGCAAAGGCATTGGCGGTCTTCTTCGTGCGCAGAAGTTCCTGTTCCAGATATTCCGCCTTGGCCGATACCTGCGACAACCGCGCCATCAGGTTCTGCAGTTCCGTGATATCCTTGATGACCGATACCACACCGGCAATCTCACCGTTGACGAAGATCGGATTTACATTGGCCACCACAGTGGTACCATCCTTCTTGCGGCTGATGCTGCCAATCCGGGCCACGCCCGTGCGCAGAACAGCGCAGCGGTTGCCATCCGGCGCCGTCTTGAAGACATTCTGCCCCATGACCATTTCCGGAGTCTTATGGACGATGCGCAGATAGGAGGGATTCACATAAGTTATCTCTCCCGTCCTGTCCACCACGCAGATGCCATCCTGCACCGCTTCCAAGATCATCTGCAGGCGTTCCTGCATCAGGGCATTTTCATGCAGGAGCTTATCCATCTCATGGATCTTGCCCGGCTCCCGCATCTCAAAATCTCCCTCGAGAAACCGCACCATCTCATAGACAGCCTGCCGCCCGGCATCCCCCTCCGCCGATACGAACAGGGAATCTCCCTTGCGTATCTTCAGGGCCACCAGCTTCATCAGGCTGCGCATTTCCAGCCTTTCACTGCGCCGGCTGCGCAGGAAAAGGGGCGTCGCATATTTCTCGCTTAGTTCTTGAGCCCGTTGAACGATCATCGCTGCAATACGTGCATGTATGCCGCTTTCATGATGAACCACGGCCTCCTGTTCATACATCACTTCGCATCGTTCCTTTCTCTTTCCTACATTATACATCAAAGAGCAGGCGGAATACAAAGTAAATTTATCTGCACAAAAGCCCTATAATATGGTATACTGTGGGGGGAAAGGTTTGTCTTTTTTGCACAAATGTGTGAAATACGACAGGAATTTTTCTATTATTGTCGAAAAGTTTATAAGATGGTGAGTATACTCTTAACGCTCACTTTCAGGAAGAGGTGGGAACGATGACATTCATCCTGATAACAGGCTCCATCATGACCATCAGCATCTTCCTCATTTATCGACTATGTCACTTTTTTGGGATCGAGATGAAATGGACTTCCTTAGCGCTCTGCGCCGTGATGGCCCTGCTGGTCAATGGTTTGGCAATCACCATGAGTCCCTTCCTCGACAAAGGACACTATCTGCGATTGGGGATATTAGTCGTAACAGCGGCTGCAGTAGTTACCTTTTTCAATGAACGGATGCTGCGCCGGGAGGAAGCCATTGCTGGCGGTTGTACGGTTCTGCATACAGAAGCCTTGCCGCCCGAGGATCAGCCCGCGCCGCCACCGGAAGACACAATTCTGGAGGCCAGACGCAAGACAGCGCCTGCGGACCTCGCGGAAAAACCTGCGGCAGAATCTCCGGAAAAGGCAGCTCCAACAGAAGCAACCCCCGCGGCTCCTGCTAAGCAAGCAGCCCAAAAGGCCATTGCCGAAGCCGAAGAAGCAGCCAGGATCATAGCCCAGAAGGCTGAAGCCAAAGCTAAGGCGGAAGAAGAAGCCAAGGCTAAGGCCAAAGCAGAAAAAGCAGCCAAACTGGAAGCCAAACGCAAAGCCCAGGAAGAAGCGGCTCGCAAAAAAGCAGAAGAACAGGCAAAAGCAGCTGCCGCGGCTAAGGCTAAAGCCGAGGCAGAAGAAAAGGCAAAAGCCGAAGCTGCCGCGAAAGCCAAGGCCCAGGCAGAAGAAAAGGCCCGCAAAAAAGCGGAAGCTGCTGCCAGAAAAGAGGCTCAGGAGCGCAAATTGGCCGAAAAACGCCGCGCCCACGAGCAGGAACTCAAAGCCGAACTTTCCGCTATGGACAGCCTGGACGCACTGCTGGACTTCGCCTACGAAGCAAAAGATGCGCAGCCCAAAGATGCCATCTTTGCTTATCACGAGGCCATCGACCGCTATAGCGACGACGATTACACGCCGTTCCTCGTCATTGAATTGGGGAATCTCTACAAGGAACAGGCCAACTACAGCGGTGCTATTGCCACCTACAAAAAGGCGCTCGATATACCCATCATTGCCCAAAACGATGCCATGTGTCAGGAATTCACCAAGAACATTCACTACCTTGGCACCGTTCAGGATATACTTGCCAAACATGCTGCGCTATCTACGCCTTTCCCGCAGATACCGGGGAATATTATGCAGGAAATCGAAGACGAATTTCAGGCTCACAAGGGCAGCGCAAAATAATTGGAGGAATTATTAATGAAGAAAAGTGTAGAAATCCTTGGTCTGCCGATCATCAGCATCACGGAAGGCCGCGAGCTGGGCGTCAGCAAAACGCTCCTCATCGATGCCAAAAACGGCACGGTAGCAGCCATCACCATTGAGGACGCTGACTGGTACCGTGGGGTAAAACTCATCCCCTACGAATCCGTTATCGCCATCGGTGACGATGCTGTCACCATCACCAACAGCGAAAACATCCTGACGCTGGACGCTGCCGGTGATTACGAAGCCCTGCTCGATGAAAACATCCGCATCATCGACACCAAGGCCATCACCAAATCCGGTACGATCCAGGGTAAAGTCACGGAACTCTACATCGGCGACGATGGCAAAATTGAAAAATGCGAAATCACTGCACCCGATGGCACGACGTCCGATGTCGCTACCGATCAGATTTCCATCTTCGGTAAGCAGGTAACGGTAATCGATCCCACCGGGGAAAAAAAAAATAGCGTAGCAGCCAAGGCTCCTGAAGCCCCCAAAGCTGCTCCCGCTGCGCCGGAAGCACCAAAGGCTGAAGAAGCACCAGTCGAAACTCCGAAAGCTGCTGAACCTGTCAAAGCAGAAGAAGCACCGAAAGCTGAGGAAAAAGCTGAAGAAGTAAAGCCAGAACCCAAGAAGGAAGCTCCGAAGGCTGCTCCCGCCCCCAAGGCTGAGCCCAAGAAAGAGGCTCCGAAAGCAGATGCTGCCAAACAGGCCGCTGCCGACAAAGCGTCCGAAGAACGCCATCGTCGATTTCTCCTGGGTAAAAAGGCCGCTCGCGACATTAAGATGGATAACGGCATCGTTATCGTAGAAGCCGGCCAGGACATCACCGAGGAAGTCCTCCAGAAGGCAAAACTGGCTAACAAGTTCATCGAACTTTCCATGAACGTACAGTAAAACAAATACAAAAAAGTCCGCTGAAACTTAGGAACAAGTTTCAGCGGACTTTTTTCAAACGCGCCTGTCAGTCTACAATAGCTTTGTAGTAAGTATAAGCCTGGAAGAAGGGCAGGATATCCTCTTTCCACTTGATGCCATTGGATTTTGGAACATAGACGATATCGCCGTCCTGCAAAGCCACATTCTGGGTAAGGTCATGGTGTCTGATAAAAGCCTTCATATTCAGCTGACGGTAATACATGGTGTTATCAATGACACGGATCACCTGTACACGAGTACTGCGGCCGCGACTAGTAAAACCACCGGCCGAAGTGATGGCGGCATAGGCACTGAGATTATCGATATTCATGTTCTTGATGCCCGGGCTGCCCACTTCCCCCATCACATAAACCTTGCGGGGGCCATAGCTTTTCATGGAAACCACAATGCTGGGAATCTTAATGTAACGGGACAGTTTTTCCTTGATGACTTCGCCGGCTTCCTCCAATGTCAGACCGGCCAGTTTTACCCCGCCCACATAGGGAAGGGTTGCATATCCATCCGGGCCGATGGCCACCACATCGCCACTGCTGTCCGTAGAACCGGTGCTATAGCCGATGCCATTGGGAAAGCCCAAAATGCTCAGCTGAATCACATCATACTTGGTCAGACGATATTCACTGGTCAGCTGGTCACGATGCAGGCTAGCCGTCTTAAAAATATTATGAGCTTTCACATAGCCATTGACCACCGGCTGAACCGATTCTGTGGCGGGCACTTCCACCATGTTGGCGCCGGCATTACCCGGAGCTGCATCAGCAGGTACATGTGCCAAAAGGGCCGCTGCAGCCAGCAGGCTGCAGATTATATGTTTCTTCATAATAAACACTTCCTTCTTATTTATTCGCAATCATCTTTTGCTTATTCAGCCTTCTGGGGCACGTCCGGCATTTCTCCCAGCGCATACTCACAGCACTGCTTCACCAGGCTGTTGACGGAAACATTCTGTTCTTTGGCGACTCGTTCCAACCGATCCACCAGATCCTGCGGAAACCGGAATGTCTTATTCACCATATCCTGACTCTGTTTTACGACAAACATTCTTCAGGCCCTCCTTTCTCCCCTTGCTGATAACGCTTTGCCATTCGATAAAAAGTCGAGCGGGACATTTTCAATTTGCGGCAGGCCTCCATCACACTGATTTCCCGAGCCTGCCACTCCTTCCATATATGCTTCCAGCCCTGCGGATACGCAATAGCTGGCCGTCCGAAACGGCGGCCAGCTTTTCTTGCTGCCTGAATCCCTTCCTGCTGACGCACGCTCCGCAACGCCTGCCTATCATCATCCCGCTGCTGATAAACCTGCAAAACATCCTTCAGTGTCTGGTAAACAACAACAGCTGACACCTCATCCAAATCCTGTAATGTGACTGGCAGCTCCAAAACCTGCAGACGAATCTGATGCTGCACCAAATAGTCCACTTCTTCGCGGACAGCCCTATCGCTATCCCCCAGTGCCGACAAATGCGCCACCATCAGCGTATCGCCTTCCCGCAGGAATCGCCTGAGCATCCGATACTGCCCACGCTCCGCCATATCCTCCAAGATGACATCTACACCAGCAAAGGAACGCAACTCCGCGACATCTGCCTCATTTTCTGCATATCCGTAAACCTTAGCTGCCATAAACATCACCTCCAAAGGATTTACTGTAACTAGTAGTTATCCTATGAATAATTTTAATCGGACACATACCCATTAGGATTTCTTTTCTGCCAATTCCATGAGTCACGACACATATCTTCGATGTCGAACTCGGCTTTCCAGCCCAGTTCTGCCAGAGCTTTTCCTGGTGCAGAATAACACGTCCCAATATCACCTGGTCGCCGCGGATCAATAACATAAGGAATTTCAATTCCCGTAGCATTCTCAAAGGCCTTAACGATTTCTAAAACGCTATACCCTTTCCCCGTACCAATATTGTAAATCTCAACACCGACATTCTTTTCCACAGCCTGCAAGGCAGCAACATGGCCACGGGCCAGATCCACCACATGAATATAATCCCGCACCCCGGTTCCATCCGGCGTGTCATAATCATTGCCAAAAACATGCAGGCATTCCAGTTTCCCTGCAGCCACCTGCGTAATATAAGGCATCAGATTGTTCGGTACACCATTGGGATTTTCACCAATCAGCCCGGAAGGATGCGCACCAATTGGATTGAAATACCGCAACAGCACCACATTCCAGGACGGGTCAGCTGTATGCAGATCCGTCAGGATCTGTTCAATCATCCATTTCGTCCAGCCGTAAGGATTCGTACACTTTCCCTTAGAAACATCCTCCGTAATGGGAATCACCGCAGGATCTCCATACACAGTGGCAGAAGACGAAAAAATGATATTTCTGCAGCCATGCTTCCGCAACACATCCACCAGCACCAAAGTCCCGCTAATATTGTTCTCGTAATACTCCAAAGGCAAGGAGACAGACTCGCCAACAGCCTTCAAACCGGCAAAATGAATGCAACAGTCAACGGGATGCTGATCGAGAACCGCAGACAGAGCATCATGATCCCTGATATCCACCTGATAAAAAGGAATGGAAACGCCCGTGATTTTTTCCACCCGCCGCATCGCTTCGGCAGAAGAATTAACAAAATTATCCACCACACATACGCTATGGCCCGCATACAGCAGTTCAATGATTGTGTGGGAACCAATAAAACCGGCTCCGCCTGTAAGTAAAATTTTCACTGTTAATCACCTCATAACTGTAAGAAACTACCCATTCAATGAACTCTGCGAGCTACGATCAAACGAACTTTTTCCCATCCTGCCAACACCATCACTCTGTTTTCACTTCTTATCATAATGAGCAACAGATAACACAGGCAGAACGCCCCCATAGACACTATTGCAGACACCATATCATAAAAAGGAAGCATCAAACGTATTTGCCAGGCCAAAACTCCAGCTATCCCGGCGGGCAGCGCAGCATTGGTTATACTCGCCAGCATCTTACGCAACGAAAAGCCCAAAATTTGCCGCATCATTATCATTTTGACCAAATTTATCCATACTGTACTGATGCAAACACCTACTGCGACAGCATTAAAACTAATCGTAGATGCATACCACAAGGCTATCCACAGGACAGGGAAATGCAATACTTGGGAAAAAGCAGATAAACGCGGCATTCCTTTAGCCCGCAAAGCCTCCGAAGCAAAACTGTTTACTAAGATTGACACTGCCTCTGTAAGACTCCTCAAGCCAAAGAAAAAATCCCCTTCCTGCCATTGTCCTCCTAACAGAATTCCCACCGCTACATCAGAAAACACAAACAACGACACTCCCAAAGGCAAAAGTACCAAAGCTACCTTAGTTTGCATATTGTACATCATTTGCCGAAACTCTGGCATATCATTTTGCAAACGCGACAACGCCACAAAAAGCACAGGCACAATTGCACCCGTTATCATACCAAAAGCTGCACCTGTAAGGCTTAATACACCACGATATAGCCCTAGATAATAACTACTAAGCAAAGTTCCTATCAAAAACATGCCGCCATATGTACTAAGCCAGATAGTCAGGGACTCAAAAAGCGTCCACAAGGAAAAGGACAGCATACGCCGCAGACAATCCATATCAAGACCTTTCGGCAGTGGCATATTGGTATAGTGACCTTGAATCAAACAGGTAGATATCTGCTGGGCCAGCATTCCCCAAACCAGCGCCCAATATCCCCATCCCATTATGGCCAGCGGAATTGTTACCACCACGGGAATTGTCAGCGTCAACAGTCGTAGTTTAAATAACAGTTTAAACTGGAAGCTACGCTTGAAAATTGCTGCCTGCATACCATTAAACGAAGTCAGCACGATCCCAAAGCCCGCTACCTTTATTCCCTCTGCCACTTCCGGTGTTCCCATCAGGGTGGCAATTTCTGTAGAAAACACCGCTAGCAAGCCCCAAATAATAAGTGCCAACAGGCAGGATGTCAGCAGTGCCGTACCAAAGCTTCTACGCTTTTCTTCTTCATCATAAAACTCATGCTGAATGAAATACTTTTGAAAACCGGCATCCGCAAACATTTCCGCAAAAGATGTGACCACCATAATGGCCGCCATGACACCATATGCCTCCGGCGTAAGCAATCGTGCCAATATCATCCCCGTTACCGGGGTGATTAGTTTTGCTATTAATTCCGTCAAAAATGACCATTTTGTCGCATTATTGACCTTACGATTTAAATCGCCTGTTTTATCCGCAATCTCCACGCTCCTACCAGAATCATCATTTCAGCTTAGTGTCAACCACTCGCCAAATTTATTATCCCATTCAAATGGTTCAAAAGGAACCATCCCAGACCAATGAAAAAACGTCAATTCGCCCCAGTATATTTTTCCATTAATTTCGTAAAAATCAACTCTTAAATGCGCAGTATCTCCTGCTAATTTTGATGCCAATACCTTCATACGTTCAAATTGTTTCGGTTTCTCATTAAAACATTTTGCATTTGGATGACCAGATTTTAAATCCAAATGATGAAACTGCATATCATAAAAATCAAATTTTGTTTCTTCACCATCTTTAAATCTTTCACTTGCAATAAAAAGAGCTTTAGGCTCTCCATGAAAAGTAAAAAACTTATAATCTCTTAATTCTTTTGTCAACTCATCCACCATATACTTTTCCGCAATAATTCGCGGCTTTACATTTTTATATGGCCATTCAAAACCGCCAGCATAATAATAGTTGTGTCTCAACCCTCGCTCCAACTTCTTTTTGGCCGCTTGTCTATCAAAGTTGTTTTTATCCTTGCAGATAACAATACTGCCACTGTCATGAGTACATTTCAATACAAACTGATTGGGCAATTCATCAAAATCAATTTCATCAAAATGATCCCATACTCCCAAAGTGGGAATAATATATTCCTCCCCAATCAACTCTGCCACATATTTTTTAGCTTCATATTTGTCCACCATTTTCGTATACAGCGGATTGCGATCATGCAGCTTCAGCCATTGCAGCTTTTCATTGAACGTACGGGGATTATCCAAATTCAAAGGATACCCCACCCGCTTCTTAAAACGCCGCTTCAAATACCATTCCTCCGGCACCACATGCATAGCGGCATAGTGCATATCACTGTATGCCCTTTTCAGCGGCACCAGCATAACCGACGGCAGATTTTCCTTAAGAATTTTCTTTATCCCCAAAATAGCCTCTCCTTTTCAAAATGCAGTTTCTGTCAATGTCCACTTTATATGTACACATATTATAAAAAGTGATATAATCCCTTATGAAACAAATATTTACCCTTCATTTATTTCTTTGGTATAATATATGAAGGGAGCGGTTTTATGAGCATGATAGACGATAGCCCCAATCAAGAATACTTAGATGCCATCAAGCGGTTGCGACTTAT
It includes:
- a CDS encoding oligosaccharide flippase family protein, yielding MEIADKTGDLNRKVNNATKWSFLTELIAKLITPVTGMILARLLTPEAYGVMAAIMVVTSFAEMFADAGFQKYFIQHEFYDEEEKRRSFGTALLTSCLLALIIWGLLAVFSTEIATLMGTPEVAEGIKVAGFGIVLTSFNGMQAAIFKRSFQFKLLFKLRLLTLTIPVVVTIPLAIMGWGYWALVWGMLAQQISTCLIQGHYTNMPLPKGLDMDCLRRMLSFSLWTLFESLTIWLSTYGGMFLIGTLLSSYYLGLYRGVLSLTGAAFGMITGAIVPVLFVALSRLQNDMPEFRQMMYNMQTKVALVLLPLGVSLFVFSDVAVGILLGGQWQEGDFFFGLRSLTEAVSILVNSFASEALRAKGMPRLSAFSQVLHFPVLWIALWYASTISFNAVAVGVCISTVWINLVKMIMMRQILGFSLRKMLASITNAALPAGIAGVLAWQIRLMLPFYDMVSAIVSMGAFCLCYLLLIMIRSENRVMVLAGWEKVRLIVARRVH
- a CDS encoding ATP-grasp fold amidoligase family protein, which gives rise to MGIKKILKENLPSVMLVPLKRAYSDMHYAAMHVVPEEWYLKRRFKKRVGYPLNLDNPRTFNEKLQWLKLHDRNPLYTKMVDKYEAKKYVAELIGEEYIIPTLGVWDHFDEIDFDELPNQFVLKCTHDSGSIVICKDKNNFDRQAAKKKLERGLRHNYYYAGGFEWPYKNVKPRIIAEKYMVDELTKELRDYKFFTFHGEPKALFIASERFKDGEETKFDFYDMQFHHLDLKSGHPNAKCFNEKPKQFERMKVLASKLAGDTAHLRVDFYEINGKIYWGELTFFHWSGMVPFEPFEWDNKFGEWLTLS